A window of the Schlesneria paludicola DSM 18645 genome harbors these coding sequences:
- a CDS encoding lysophospholipid acyltransferase family protein: MTPWLVRLMRPFIRRGLQKQKIRSVEVRGIEHCRKAIDAPAGVLITSNHSFHYDSYVLIETSHRVNRAFHFLTAWQVFEMGKWFDRWMLQRHGCYSINREANDVQAFKTSVEILQKSDHPLVIFPEGDIYHHNDHVSPFRDGAAAIALSAAKRSERPVLFLPCALKAFYLSDPSPALKELMNQLESTLYWRPQSEKGLTERIYRFAEGLLALKELEYLNQPQSGAIPDRVKGLASEVLRGLEEKHGINRPAEEIPERVKELRRAVIVARDKVSMTADQRAALNFDMEELFFVIQLYSYPGNYVAQKPVIERIAETLDKFEEDVLRAVYPGIRGDRHVVVQFGEPVTVPNGREGKPSVADWTNRFEQQVQSLLDEINAHPPESYE; the protein is encoded by the coding sequence ATGACGCCTTGGCTCGTCCGGCTGATGCGTCCATTTATTCGGCGTGGTTTGCAGAAGCAGAAAATCCGCAGCGTCGAAGTGCGAGGGATCGAGCATTGCCGGAAGGCAATTGACGCACCGGCCGGGGTCTTAATCACTTCGAATCACTCGTTTCACTATGATTCGTATGTGCTGATTGAGACGTCCCATCGCGTGAACAGGGCATTTCATTTTTTGACGGCCTGGCAAGTCTTCGAAATGGGGAAGTGGTTTGATCGCTGGATGTTGCAGCGTCACGGCTGTTACAGCATCAATCGCGAAGCCAACGACGTCCAGGCGTTTAAAACGTCGGTCGAGATTCTTCAGAAAAGCGACCATCCACTGGTTATTTTTCCGGAAGGTGACATCTATCACCACAACGATCATGTCAGTCCGTTCCGTGACGGTGCGGCGGCGATTGCACTGTCTGCCGCGAAACGAAGCGAACGTCCCGTCTTGTTCCTTCCGTGTGCGCTCAAGGCCTTTTACCTGAGCGATCCCAGTCCGGCGCTGAAGGAACTGATGAATCAACTGGAGTCAACGCTCTATTGGCGTCCTCAGTCCGAAAAGGGTTTGACGGAACGCATTTATCGATTTGCGGAAGGACTATTGGCACTCAAAGAGCTCGAGTATTTGAATCAGCCACAATCCGGCGCGATCCCCGACCGGGTCAAAGGGCTTGCATCGGAAGTGCTTCGTGGATTGGAAGAAAAGCACGGAATCAATCGTCCTGCGGAGGAAATTCCTGAGCGGGTGAAGGAGCTTCGTCGCGCTGTGATCGTCGCGAGGGACAAGGTCTCAATGACCGCAGACCAAAGGGCGGCGCTGAACTTCGACATGGAAGAGTTGTTCTTCGTGATTCAACTTTACAGCTATCCGGGGAATTACGTGGCTCAAAAACCGGTGATTGAACGCATCGCCGAAACGCTCGACAAATTCGAAGAAGATGTGCTGCGAGCGGTCTATCCCGGGATTCGTGGTGATCGGCATGTCGTCGTGCAATTTGGAGAACCGGTTACGGTCCCCAACGGACGCGAAGGCAAGCCGAGTGTTGCCGATTGGACCAATCGGTTCGAACAACAAGTTCAATCGCTTCTCGACGAGATTAATGCTCACCCGCCTGAGTCTTACGAGTAA
- the hflK gene encoding protease modulator HflK, with protein MKLRHVLFVAILGYLATGVFVVPANEKAVVRRFGRVVTPLRSSGLHYDFPWPLSRVDRVNLNEVRTLTLGDLEVDANFLQSTSATRPMTFLTGDKNLLLLRITVQYRISQDELQEWLYGSRSAVDRLQLLVETTVADLVSRSGVDFVHTQGLAELNNRLLRDVRQQAARLRLGCEVEQVTVDRAEPPARVKAEFLDVSNARADRARSINEARSFAEQKLAEAQADARKLMDDAERERNGKLSASRGSADRFAKLVSQIQLDAAQGGRTYRASRLLVTQRMTLETLRDVLARLKVKIVLDGEHPFDLSFPNDRQD; from the coding sequence ATGAAACTTCGTCACGTGCTGTTCGTCGCGATCCTGGGCTACCTGGCAACCGGCGTCTTTGTGGTTCCCGCCAACGAAAAGGCGGTCGTCAGGCGATTTGGCCGAGTGGTGACTCCGCTACGATCTAGCGGTCTTCACTATGACTTCCCTTGGCCGCTCAGCCGAGTTGATCGCGTCAACTTGAATGAAGTGCGTACACTGACATTAGGAGATCTCGAAGTCGATGCGAACTTCTTGCAGTCGACCTCGGCCACACGCCCAATGACGTTCCTCACGGGCGATAAAAATCTATTGCTGCTGCGAATCACAGTTCAGTACCGCATCAGCCAGGACGAGCTCCAGGAATGGCTCTACGGTTCGCGTTCGGCAGTGGACAGGCTGCAACTCTTGGTCGAAACAACGGTGGCAGATCTCGTCTCGCGCAGCGGCGTCGATTTTGTGCACACCCAAGGACTGGCGGAACTGAACAATCGCCTGCTGCGAGATGTGCGTCAGCAGGCAGCTCGATTGCGATTGGGATGCGAGGTCGAGCAGGTCACGGTCGATCGAGCGGAACCGCCCGCACGCGTGAAGGCCGAATTTCTGGACGTCTCAAACGCACGCGCGGATCGAGCACGATCGATTAACGAGGCCCGCAGCTTTGCCGAGCAGAAGCTGGCGGAAGCTCAAGCCGACGCACGGAAGTTAATGGATGATGCGGAACGGGAACGAAATGGAAAGCTCTCTGCGTCACGCGGATCGGCTGACCGATTTGCCAAACTGGTCTCCCAAATTCAGCTTGATGCCGCACAAGGTGGACGCACGTATCGAGCCTCTCGATTGTTAGTGACACAGCGCATGACGCTGGAAACGCTGCGAGATGTACTGGCCAGACTCAAAGTGAAGATCGTACTCGACGGCGAACACCCGTTTGATTTGTCATTCCCGAATGACCGACAAGATTGA
- a CDS encoding aspartate kinase: protein MALIVQKFGGSSVADAQRIMSAAKRAVAAKRAGNQVVMVISARGDKTDELIDLAKQISDVPPPREMDMLLATGEQESVALVAMAVQALGEPAISLTGYQIGILTDSTYTKARIREIKTDRMRQALKEGKIVVAAGFQGIDDDFNITTLGRGGSDTTATALAAVLEADVCEIYTDVEGIFTTDPRLIKDARKMHRIAYDEMLELTSLGGGKMHSRSIEFAKKYRVLLQVRPAYTDGVGTLIAPLQDDNVPMVTGVALVKSEAIVNLRMLPDRPGVLAALFSKMAERKIPIDMVIQDVAEEGIAEVTFTVPEEDLSEALTAAEQAIRALGAGEVHHGTHVAKVSVVGAGMRKHTGVAAQMFKSLSDSGVNIQMITTSEIKISVLVDRDQREQALRCVHEGFALHLEVATPPAIGIAQNNAAKPKISRDELERDVVSRLASMEDIVVSEVQLDTQQSRITVRNIADQPGVAAEVFAAVAEGGVMVDLIVQNIGHGHQADISFTVPRSDLERCLLLLRELIERWPGTAISYDKEIAMLSVMGIGLRSHTGVGEKMFRALANAVVNVQMVNTSEIRISAVVAPRDATKAHHALLTTFGLEK, encoded by the coding sequence GTGGCATTGATCGTACAAAAGTTTGGTGGTTCGAGCGTCGCGGACGCTCAGCGGATCATGTCTGCGGCAAAGCGCGCCGTCGCGGCGAAACGGGCGGGCAATCAGGTCGTGATGGTCATCAGCGCCCGTGGCGACAAAACAGATGAATTGATCGACCTCGCAAAACAGATCAGCGACGTGCCTCCGCCACGCGAAATGGACATGTTGCTCGCGACCGGCGAACAGGAGTCAGTGGCCCTCGTCGCCATGGCCGTCCAGGCGCTGGGAGAACCCGCCATCAGCCTGACCGGTTACCAGATCGGAATTTTGACCGATTCCACCTATACCAAAGCCCGCATCCGCGAAATCAAGACCGACCGCATGCGCCAGGCCCTGAAAGAGGGCAAGATCGTCGTTGCCGCAGGATTCCAGGGAATCGACGACGACTTCAACATTACGACGCTCGGCCGCGGCGGCAGCGATACCACCGCAACGGCACTGGCCGCCGTGCTGGAAGCCGACGTCTGCGAGATCTACACCGACGTTGAAGGGATTTTCACGACCGATCCGCGACTGATCAAAGACGCACGCAAGATGCACCGGATCGCCTATGATGAAATGCTGGAACTGACCAGCCTGGGCGGTGGCAAGATGCATTCTCGCTCGATCGAGTTTGCAAAGAAGTATCGCGTCTTGTTGCAGGTCCGGCCCGCTTACACCGATGGCGTGGGCACGCTGATCGCGCCGCTGCAAGACGACAACGTGCCAATGGTAACAGGTGTCGCTCTCGTGAAGAGCGAAGCCATTGTGAACTTGCGGATGCTGCCGGACCGACCAGGGGTTCTGGCCGCGCTCTTCTCCAAAATGGCAGAACGCAAAATTCCGATCGACATGGTGATTCAGGACGTCGCCGAAGAAGGAATCGCTGAGGTCACGTTCACGGTTCCTGAAGAGGATCTGTCCGAAGCGCTGACGGCGGCCGAGCAGGCGATTCGAGCCCTGGGCGCGGGCGAAGTTCATCATGGGACGCACGTGGCGAAGGTTTCCGTCGTGGGGGCCGGGATGCGGAAACACACCGGCGTCGCCGCTCAGATGTTCAAATCGCTATCGGATTCTGGCGTCAATATTCAGATGATCACGACCAGCGAGATCAAGATTTCCGTTCTGGTCGACCGTGACCAGCGCGAACAAGCGCTGCGGTGCGTTCACGAAGGGTTTGCTCTGCACTTGGAAGTGGCCACCCCGCCCGCAATCGGGATCGCTCAAAACAACGCCGCGAAGCCGAAAATCTCACGCGATGAACTCGAACGGGACGTCGTCTCGCGTCTGGCCAGTATGGAAGATATTGTCGTCAGCGAAGTTCAACTCGACACGCAGCAATCGCGAATCACGGTTCGCAATATTGCCGACCAGCCGGGCGTCGCCGCCGAAGTCTTTGCCGCCGTCGCAGAAGGCGGAGTCATGGTCGATCTGATCGTGCAAAACATTGGCCATGGTCATCAAGCCGATATTTCGTTCACCGTCCCTCGGTCAGACCTTGAACGATGTCTGCTTCTCTTGCGTGAACTCATCGAGCGATGGCCGGGCACCGCGATCAGCTACGATAAAGAAATCGCCATGCTGTCCGTCATGGGGATTGGGCTGCGAAGTCATACCGGCGTCGGCGAAAAAATGTTCCGAGCCCTGGCGAATGCCGTTGTCAACGTGCAAATGGTGAACACCAGCGAGATTCGTATTAGCGCGGTTGTCGCCCCGCGTGATGCGACCAAGGCGCATCACGCACTGCTGACAACATTCGGATTGGAGAAATGA
- a CDS encoding SGNH/GDSL hydrolase family protein yields MHFRQFVLLIAVTGLIVLAADRVQAEHEGKVQILLLGDSTTEASIPKKLLPQGPQLEDVIRQLLAAEKDLPPTNVMNLGLSGEYIRRLLDSERYDRLASKLPGLDFVLIRYGLNDNARRENFAENFPKDYHELINRLKTDHPRATIIVTTVIPYLDEATSQRLNDLNRQVAKAENVRLFDIYPRYAEELKRGPDMLNYRRYPLEKIPENRREFVKPYLSADNPPLVEVLDNRLDVHFGHLPGWYSDRHPNHAGYHVIGDETAKYLTPLIREKFVKP; encoded by the coding sequence ATGCATTTTCGACAATTCGTCCTGTTGATCGCGGTTACCGGCCTGATCGTACTGGCCGCTGACAGAGTCCAAGCTGAGCATGAAGGCAAGGTTCAAATCTTGCTGCTGGGAGACAGCACGACTGAAGCCAGCATCCCGAAAAAGCTGCTGCCGCAGGGGCCACAATTGGAAGATGTCATCCGCCAATTGCTGGCGGCCGAAAAAGATCTGCCGCCGACCAATGTTATGAATCTGGGGTTGAGCGGTGAATATATTCGACGTCTGCTTGATTCAGAGCGTTACGACAGGTTGGCGTCGAAGTTGCCAGGTTTGGACTTTGTGCTCATTCGGTATGGATTGAATGACAATGCCCGGCGTGAGAACTTCGCAGAGAATTTCCCAAAGGACTATCACGAGTTAATCAATCGCCTCAAAACGGATCATCCTCGGGCCACGATCATCGTGACGACCGTGATTCCGTATCTCGACGAGGCCACCAGTCAGCGTCTTAATGACTTGAACCGTCAGGTCGCCAAGGCGGAAAACGTGCGGTTGTTTGACATCTATCCCCGGTATGCCGAAGAATTGAAACGTGGACCCGACATGTTGAACTACCGCCGGTATCCGCTCGAAAAAATCCCAGAAAATCGCCGGGAATTTGTCAAACCGTACCTGTCTGCGGATAATCCACCGCTGGTGGAAGTTCTCGACAACCGGTTGGATGTGCATTTTGGACACCTGCCCGGCTGGTACAGTGATCGTCATCCCAACCATGCGGGCTATCATGTGATTGGCGATGAAACGGCCAAGTACTTGACGCCGTTGATTCGCGAGAAATTTGTGAAACCCTGA
- a CDS encoding serine/threonine protein kinase: MAIQNSPPECDLTGDLPQVHQYQLLRTMGVGGMGTVYEAFHIHLRRRVAVKVISPEFAASQDAINRFEREMAAIGRMSHPNIVQALDAGIHQRKHYLAMEYVDGANVESVCQRVGALKIEDACEIIRQAALGLAHAHSFGIVHRDIKPSNLLLSKAGEVKVADLGLVRFHSQPERQSLTAHGAVLGTYDYMSPEQAAGADVGFESDLYSLGATLFRLLTGKPIFTGPSYGSAFQKVNGHINEQPSRVVTLRADVPPALDALVNQMLAKEPSQRPASAKEIADALGPFSKQSRVAVLVEPEASSPAFEVTTRNFFGASTKNPTVPAVEKKKVGVGVWIGLCNLIVLFGLAIVWLLKPPIDRPDPPTPEIQLPKVDASRPPVYEDLASKDLEMLRWYPLLNREPKKAIWPLDAVSSINFDSDRSRINVSSSTIGILILGRADLTEYKLRMDLHQNRWRGDMGLVLGLRNHPEVPGGFVGQGLLLLTVEFPGHGQQLTLRRAKLEFLPTGDDGFKLKRTVTHDARVAMPAGIMETIDLVIRPSSLASIRWNGTEVPSLCTADINSQYESQDYQGDFGVFLNESDLTVSSVQLMPLSK, encoded by the coding sequence ATGGCAATCCAGAATTCCCCTCCTGAATGTGATTTGACGGGTGACCTTCCCCAAGTGCACCAGTACCAACTGCTGCGCACGATGGGTGTCGGCGGAATGGGGACCGTCTACGAAGCGTTCCATATTCACTTACGACGTCGTGTCGCAGTCAAGGTGATCTCGCCTGAATTCGCTGCCTCTCAAGATGCCATCAATCGATTCGAGCGCGAAATGGCCGCCATCGGACGGATGTCGCATCCCAATATCGTCCAGGCATTGGACGCCGGGATTCACCAGCGTAAGCATTACCTGGCGATGGAATACGTGGACGGGGCGAATGTCGAATCGGTTTGTCAGCGTGTCGGTGCGCTAAAGATCGAAGATGCGTGTGAGATTATTCGTCAGGCGGCGCTTGGACTGGCGCATGCTCATTCATTTGGGATCGTGCATCGGGACATTAAGCCTTCGAATCTTCTCTTGTCAAAAGCGGGCGAAGTGAAAGTCGCCGACTTGGGGTTGGTCCGCTTTCACTCGCAACCCGAACGTCAATCGCTGACGGCTCATGGTGCGGTCCTGGGGACCTACGACTACATGTCTCCGGAGCAGGCCGCGGGGGCCGATGTCGGATTCGAGTCGGATCTTTACAGCCTTGGCGCGACGTTGTTTCGACTACTGACCGGTAAGCCAATCTTCACAGGTCCGTCATACGGCTCGGCATTCCAAAAGGTGAATGGTCATATCAACGAACAGCCATCACGAGTGGTGACGTTGCGAGCGGATGTTCCGCCAGCACTCGATGCGCTCGTGAATCAGATGCTGGCGAAAGAACCGTCACAACGGCCTGCTTCAGCAAAAGAGATCGCGGATGCGCTGGGGCCGTTTTCGAAACAGTCCCGTGTGGCGGTGTTGGTCGAGCCGGAAGCGAGCTCACCTGCGTTTGAAGTCACGACGCGAAATTTCTTCGGGGCATCGACCAAAAATCCTACTGTGCCGGCCGTCGAGAAAAAGAAAGTTGGCGTAGGAGTCTGGATTGGGCTTTGCAATCTGATTGTCTTGTTCGGGCTGGCGATTGTTTGGTTACTTAAACCGCCTATTGATCGTCCGGACCCTCCGACCCCCGAAATTCAATTGCCCAAGGTTGATGCGTCACGACCGCCGGTCTACGAAGATCTCGCCTCCAAAGATCTGGAAATGTTGCGCTGGTATCCATTGTTGAACCGTGAACCGAAGAAAGCCATCTGGCCATTGGACGCCGTATCTTCGATCAACTTCGATAGTGACCGATCGCGGATCAATGTCAGCAGCTCGACGATTGGGATTCTCATTCTGGGACGTGCCGATCTGACGGAATATAAACTTCGCATGGATTTACATCAGAATCGATGGCGGGGTGATATGGGATTGGTGTTAGGGTTGCGCAACCATCCAGAAGTGCCTGGTGGATTTGTGGGGCAAGGACTGCTGCTTTTGACGGTAGAGTTTCCCGGACACGGTCAACAACTCACTCTTCGACGTGCAAAACTTGAGTTCCTGCCGACCGGAGATGATGGGTTCAAGCTTAAGAGGACGGTCACACATGATGCGCGGGTTGCGATGCCTGCTGGGATCATGGAAACCATCGATTTGGTCATTCGACCTTCGAGCTTAGCTTCGATTCGTTGGAATGGGACCGAAGTTCCGAGTTTGTGTACCGCTGACATCAATAGCCAATATGAATCCCAAGACTACCAAGGTGATTTTGGGGTATTCTTGAATGAGTCAGACCTTACTGTTTCGAGCGTCCAACTAATGCCACTCTCAAAGTAG
- the hflC gene encoding protease modulator HflC: protein MSPDSASPPSAVRPRTFGGWRGIAALLALVLVPTIFVFVDEAEFVLVERFGQITAVYDRADQSGLHVKLPWPIETIRRFDRRLQILSPAGREAFTRDRKNVTVEAYLCWKIADGDSKTLLERPVVKFFQGLGSPDVAESRLTSRLQSILTEQIGRSDFSEVLNNPHSEAGPVEGVSPLEKVSDAIRKELEQRPDETASLKDRLGIEIVDVRIRRLNLPSGNTQAVFERMRSERQKIAERYRSAGLAESRMIRSQADRQAGELLAKANADAERIRGEGDAAAIQILNEAHSKDPEFADLLQTLDAYKQILNDRTTLVLSGSNHLLKLLIQGVPEMAPEMPPVLPHPETSDRSEKSLTHTKKSP, encoded by the coding sequence ATGTCGCCTGATTCAGCTTCACCGCCGTCTGCTGTCCGCCCCAGGACATTCGGCGGCTGGCGCGGAATTGCGGCACTCCTGGCATTGGTTCTCGTTCCCACGATCTTCGTGTTTGTCGACGAGGCTGAGTTTGTCCTAGTTGAACGATTTGGCCAGATTACAGCCGTTTACGACCGGGCCGACCAAAGCGGCCTGCACGTCAAGTTGCCTTGGCCGATCGAGACGATTCGTCGATTTGACCGGCGGTTGCAAATCTTGTCTCCGGCCGGACGCGAAGCGTTCACCCGCGATCGCAAGAATGTCACCGTCGAAGCGTATCTCTGCTGGAAGATTGCCGATGGCGATTCAAAAACACTGCTGGAACGTCCAGTTGTCAAATTTTTCCAGGGATTAGGTTCACCCGATGTTGCAGAATCCCGCCTGACCAGTCGCCTGCAATCGATCCTGACGGAACAGATTGGCCGTAGCGATTTCTCGGAGGTTTTGAACAATCCACACTCCGAGGCGGGTCCCGTGGAAGGGGTCAGTCCGCTGGAAAAAGTCTCCGATGCGATTCGGAAGGAGCTGGAACAACGCCCCGACGAAACGGCGTCACTGAAAGATCGCTTGGGCATCGAAATTGTCGATGTCCGCATCCGCCGCCTGAATTTACCCAGCGGCAATACTCAGGCGGTATTCGAACGAATGCGCAGTGAACGTCAGAAAATCGCTGAGCGGTATCGCAGCGCGGGGCTCGCCGAAAGTCGCATGATTCGGAGCCAGGCCGATCGGCAAGCGGGCGAACTGCTGGCCAAGGCAAACGCCGATGCCGAACGAATTCGTGGTGAAGGTGATGCGGCGGCGATCCAGATCTTGAATGAGGCACACTCCAAGGACCCTGAGTTCGCGGACCTGCTCCAAACATTGGATGCGTACAAGCAAATCCTCAATGATCGCACGACACTGGTCCTGTCCGGCTCGAATCATCTTCTGAAGCTTTTGATCCAGGGCGTCCCCGAGATGGCACCAGAGATGCCCCCCGTCTTGCCGCATCCTGAAACGTCGGATCGCTCGGAGAAAAGTCTCACCCATACGAAGAAGTCCCCATGA
- a CDS encoding DUF6687 family protein translates to MIDRFEILGAGAVRPNVERVLFCDGTDGRIFRPESDLELSHWRPNRTPSPFRAGTSTEICFRFLDQPSPGNWTVAVNNHVDVDGMLSVYTLVHSRHALQHRETIIGAAEMGDFWGYGDLASQRVFQGLTRIMTSDAEGRAVYDEAFARLPRLIDGTDREIVDIDRSLEPLRRGAELVESGQIRRTELDPRLSHYVIPLGIAGDDDDVVSFVPDFNELISGKCVLWPHVRAQWDCQRVCVVSAERKSGWFHDIWFPGYLWADTENRWIPPGAHNHDGMRSYDIANPMLVAAIEQLQRLENAEGLWGVGGTSLPFGEALQARFPLVGRFLDDQGRAAASRLVPEQIAAALAGVFCLECESPHGVGVI, encoded by the coding sequence ATGATTGATCGATTTGAGATTCTTGGAGCCGGGGCTGTTCGACCGAATGTCGAGCGTGTGCTGTTTTGCGATGGGACCGACGGACGAATTTTCCGTCCTGAATCGGACCTTGAACTCAGTCATTGGCGACCGAATCGAACTCCGTCCCCATTTCGCGCGGGGACCTCAACCGAGATTTGCTTTCGGTTCCTCGACCAGCCGTCCCCGGGGAATTGGACAGTCGCCGTCAATAATCATGTCGATGTCGACGGAATGTTGTCGGTCTACACCCTGGTCCACAGCCGGCACGCTCTTCAACATCGTGAAACGATCATCGGTGCTGCGGAAATGGGCGATTTTTGGGGGTATGGAGACCTGGCTTCACAGCGTGTGTTTCAGGGGCTGACGCGGATCATGACGTCGGACGCCGAAGGGCGCGCCGTTTATGACGAGGCGTTTGCGCGATTGCCGAGACTCATTGATGGTACCGATCGCGAAATCGTGGACATCGACCGGTCTCTTGAGCCGCTTCGCCGTGGCGCAGAACTTGTGGAGTCTGGTCAGATTCGCCGGACTGAACTCGATCCTCGATTGTCGCACTATGTAATCCCGCTGGGGATTGCAGGTGACGATGATGATGTGGTGTCGTTTGTACCTGATTTCAATGAGCTGATTTCCGGTAAATGTGTTCTGTGGCCACACGTTCGTGCTCAATGGGACTGCCAGAGGGTTTGCGTTGTCTCGGCGGAACGAAAGTCAGGCTGGTTCCATGATATTTGGTTTCCCGGGTATCTGTGGGCCGATACTGAAAATCGATGGATCCCGCCCGGGGCGCACAATCATGATGGCATGCGAAGCTACGATATTGCGAACCCGATGCTCGTGGCTGCAATCGAACAGCTACAGCGTCTTGAAAACGCGGAAGGGCTCTGGGGCGTCGGCGGAACCTCGCTGCCATTTGGCGAGGCCTTACAAGCACGATTTCCACTGGTGGGACGCTTTTTAGACGACCAAGGTCGTGCTGCGGCGAGTCGGCTGGTACCCGAACAGATTGCTGCGGCGCTGGCGGGTGTGTTCTGCCTGGAGTGCGAATCGCCGCACGGGGTCGGTGTGATTTAG
- the fba gene encoding class II fructose-bisphosphate aldolase (catalyzes the reversible aldol condensation of dihydroxyacetonephosphate and glyceraldehyde 3-phosphate in the Calvin cycle, glycolysis, and/or gluconeogenesis): MPLVPLRVVLDHAAENNYGVAAFNVNNMEQIQSIMEAARETDSPVIVQASRGARSYSQDNYLRHLMLAASELYPEIPIVMHQDHGNSPATCCSAIKYGFTSVMMDGSLKEDGKTPADYDYNVAVTSEVVKVAHMFGVSVEGELGCLGRLDTGEGEAEDGHGATGQLSHDQLLTDPDEAERFVKATGVDALAVAIGTSHGAYKFDKKPDGEVLAMKRIEEIHKKLPNTHLVMHGSSSVPQELQDIINKYGGKMKQTFGVPVEEIQRGIKSGVRKINVDTDCRMAITGAIRQLLVTAPDKFDPRDYLKPAREAMKKVCAARMVSFGQAGNASKLMKSGKLK, encoded by the coding sequence ATGCCTTTGGTTCCGCTTCGCGTCGTACTCGATCACGCTGCCGAGAACAACTATGGCGTCGCAGCGTTCAACGTCAACAACATGGAGCAGATTCAATCGATCATGGAGGCGGCCCGAGAAACCGATTCGCCCGTGATCGTCCAGGCATCACGCGGAGCTCGCTCGTACTCGCAAGACAACTACCTGCGACACCTGATGCTGGCCGCGTCGGAACTGTATCCCGAGATCCCCATCGTTATGCACCAGGATCACGGCAACAGCCCCGCGACCTGCTGCAGCGCCATCAAATACGGCTTCACCTCCGTGATGATGGACGGCTCACTGAAGGAAGACGGCAAGACACCGGCCGACTACGACTACAACGTCGCGGTCACCTCGGAAGTCGTCAAAGTCGCTCACATGTTTGGCGTCTCGGTCGAAGGTGAACTCGGCTGCCTCGGTCGTCTCGACACCGGTGAAGGCGAAGCCGAAGACGGTCACGGTGCGACGGGACAGTTGTCTCACGACCAGTTGCTGACCGATCCCGATGAAGCCGAACGCTTCGTCAAGGCCACTGGGGTCGATGCCCTGGCCGTTGCCATCGGAACCAGCCACGGCGCCTACAAGTTCGACAAAAAGCCAGACGGTGAAGTCCTGGCGATGAAGCGGATCGAAGAAATCCACAAGAAACTGCCAAACACTCACCTGGTGATGCACGGCAGTTCGTCAGTTCCGCAAGAGCTGCAAGACATCATCAACAAGTACGGCGGCAAGATGAAGCAGACGTTCGGTGTGCCCGTCGAAGAAATTCAACGCGGGATCAAGAGCGGCGTCCGAAAGATCAACGTCGACACCGACTGCCGCATGGCGATCACCGGTGCCATCCGCCAGTTGCTCGTGACCGCCCCTGACAAATTCGACCCACGCGACTATCTGAAGCCCGCACGCGAAGCGATGAAGAAGGTTTGCGCCGCCCGCATGGTTTCTTTCGGTCAAGCCGGAAACGCCAGCAAGCTCATGAAGAGCGGCAAACTCAAGTAA